One segment of Fuscovulum ytuae DNA contains the following:
- a CDS encoding DUF2927 domain-containing protein, with the protein MRIYSALAALTFVLSGCVASTDAPVTMNTPAPVLSGAALAPMQSFNSHAIQPVARGNSDIANDFMDLAFQLESGRSLPVFTRFEAPITVAMIGQVPPSAHADLSRVMARLRSEAGIDIRPARPGETASVTIDFQPRATMRRAVPSAACFVVPRVSSFAEYRAARGNGSTDWATLTRRDRAAIIAPADTSPQEVRDCLHEELAQALGPLNDLYRLPDSVFNDDNFHTVLTSFDMLVLRAYYDDALSNGMSAPDVAARLPAILARLNPSGQGRGGRGDTTIAPRAWIEAVEAALSPRSTDGARQRAAERMLSIARAQGWQDNRLAFSWFALGRAQVGRDMGAATRSFRAAQAIWERLPDSAVRVAHVDMQLAAFALADGRFAESLALTDRAIPVVRRAENAALLATLLMIRSEANNALGRTAEANSARLDSLGWARYGFGTEAEVRARLSDISGLAANGRDG; encoded by the coding sequence ATGCGCATCTATTCGGCCCTCGCGGCCCTGACCTTCGTGCTTTCCGGCTGTGTTGCCTCCACCGACGCCCCGGTCACCATGAACACCCCCGCCCCCGTTCTTAGCGGGGCCGCACTTGCACCCATGCAAAGCTTCAATTCCCATGCCATCCAGCCTGTGGCACGGGGAAATTCCGATATTGCAAATGATTTCATGGACCTCGCCTTCCAGCTGGAAAGCGGGCGCAGCCTGCCCGTCTTCACCCGTTTCGAGGCGCCGATCACCGTCGCCATGATCGGGCAGGTGCCGCCCTCGGCCCATGCCGATCTCTCGCGCGTCATGGCCCGCCTGCGCTCTGAGGCCGGGATCGACATCCGCCCCGCCCGCCCCGGCGAAACGGCCAGCGTCACCATCGATTTCCAGCCCCGCGCCACGATGCGCCGCGCTGTCCCCTCTGCCGCCTGTTTCGTTGTCCCTAGGGTAAGCTCTTTCGCCGAATACCGCGCCGCGCGCGGCAATGGCAGCACTGACTGGGCCACCCTCACCCGCCGCGACCGTGCCGCGATCATCGCGCCCGCCGACACCTCGCCGCAAGAGGTGCGCGATTGCCTGCATGAGGAATTGGCACAGGCGCTCGGCCCCCTGAACGACCTTTATCGCCTGCCCGATTCCGTCTTCAACGACGATAATTTCCACACCGTCCTTACCTCCTTCGACATGCTGGTCCTCCGCGCCTATTACGATGACGCGCTCTCGAACGGGATGTCCGCACCGGATGTCGCCGCTCGGCTTCCCGCGATCCTCGCGCGGCTGAACCCGTCGGGCCAAGGCCGCGGCGGGCGCGGCGATACCACCATCGCCCCTCGCGCCTGGATCGAGGCCGTGGAGGCGGCCCTTTCGCCCCGGTCAACTGATGGCGCACGGCAACGCGCCGCCGAACGCATGCTCTCCATCGCCCGCGCGCAGGGCTGGCAAGACAACCGCCTTGCCTTTTCCTGGTTCGCCCTTGGCCGCGCGCAGGTTGGGCGCGACATGGGGGCCGCCACCCGGTCCTTCCGCGCCGCTCAGGCGATCTGGGAACGGCTTCCCGACAGCGCGGTCCGCGTGGCCCATGTCGACATGCAACTTGCCGCCTTCGCGTTGGCCGATGGCCGTTTCGCGGAATCGCTCGCCCTCACCGACCGCGCCATCCCTGTGGTCCGCCGCGCTGAAAACGCCGCCCTTCTTGCCACGCTACTGATGATCCGGTCCGAAGCGAACAATGCCCTAGGCCGCACCGCCGAGGCGAACTCCGCCCGTCTCGACAGTCTGGGCTGGGCGCGCTATGGCTTCGGCACAGAGGCAGAGGTGCGGGCGCGGCTGTCCGATATCTCGGGCCTTGCGGCCAACGGCCGCGACGGCTGA
- a CDS encoding FAD-dependent monooxygenase: MSLIGRQVTVLGAGVAGLAVARAMAMRGAAVTVLEQADAIREVGAGLQVSPNGAAVLRALGLGAGLEAASVRARAVVLKDGLDGAAVLRMDLVRLRPDQGWHFVHRADLIALLLEGAREAGVELRLLQKVQSVDLAGERPVAVTAQGGRHEADLMIGADGLHSPARLALTGKVAPFFTHQVAWRAVVPGDPADPAEVEVHMGPGKHLVSYPLRGGAWRNIVAVEERRRWVEEGWSLRDDPMELRLAFAGFSPRVKGWLERVEDVWLWGLFRHPVAKIWHKAMPLGSLAILGDAAHPTLPFLAQGANMALEDAWSLAAALAGHDGDAAALAAWQAARAPRCARIVEAANANARNYHLSGPKRAVGHGLLRLSGMVAPGMALKRFDWLYGHDVTA; this comes from the coding sequence ATGAGCCTGATCGGGCGGCAGGTCACCGTGCTGGGCGCGGGGGTGGCAGGGCTGGCGGTGGCGCGGGCCATGGCCATGCGCGGCGCGGCGGTGACGGTTCTGGAACAGGCGGATGCGATCCGCGAGGTGGGGGCGGGGCTGCAGGTGTCGCCCAACGGGGCGGCGGTGCTGCGGGCGCTTGGCCTTGGCGCAGGGTTGGAGGCGGCGTCGGTGCGGGCGCGGGCGGTGGTTCTGAAGGATGGGCTGGACGGGGCGGCGGTCTTGCGGATGGATTTGGTGCGGCTGCGGCCTGATCAGGGCTGGCACTTCGTCCATCGCGCCGATCTGATCGCGCTGCTGCTGGAGGGCGCGCGCGAGGCGGGGGTGGAGTTGCGCCTGCTGCAAAAGGTGCAAAGCGTTGATCTGGCAGGAGAAAGGCCCGTGGCCGTGACGGCGCAAGGCGGGCGGCATGAGGCCGATCTGATGATCGGTGCGGATGGGTTGCATTCGCCGGCGCGGTTGGCGCTGACGGGGAAGGTGGCACCGTTCTTTACGCATCAGGTGGCGTGGCGGGCGGTGGTGCCGGGTGATCCTGCGGACCCGGCAGAGGTGGAGGTCCATATGGGGCCGGGGAAGCATCTGGTCAGCTATCCGCTGCGCGGGGGGGCGTGGCGCAATATCGTGGCGGTCGAGGAGCGGCGGCGCTGGGTCGAGGAGGGCTGGTCGCTGCGGGACGATCCGATGGAGCTACGTCTGGCCTTTGCGGGCTTTTCGCCCCGCGTGAAGGGATGGCTGGAGCGGGTGGAGGATGTCTGGCTTTGGGGGCTGTTCCGACATCCGGTGGCGAAGATCTGGCACAAGGCCATGCCCTTGGGATCATTGGCGATTCTTGGGGATGCGGCGCATCCGACGCTGCCCTTTCTGGCGCAGGGGGCCAATATGGCGCTGGAGGATGCGTGGAGTTTGGCGGCGGCTTTGGCAGGGCATGACGGGGACGCGGCGGCGCTGGCGGCATGGCAAGCGGCGCGAGCGCCCCGCTGTGCGCGGATCGTGGAGGCGGCCAATGCCAATGCGCGGAACTATCACCTGTCGGGGCCGAAACGGGCCGTGGGGCATGGGCTTTTGCGCCTATCGGGGATGGTTGCGCCGGGGATGGCGCTGAAGCGGTTCGATTGGCTTTACGGGCATGATGTGACGGCCTGA
- a CDS encoding GcvT family protein, with translation MKTHTRVLVIGGGVVGCSVLYHLTKLGWSDVMLVERSELTSGSTWHAAGGFHTLNGDTNMAALQGYTIRLYKELEAITGMSCGLHHVGGITLADNQARFEMLKAERAKHRYMGLDTEILGPEEINKLTDGMVNLEGIIGALYDPLDGHLDPSGTTHAYAKAARMGGAEIVLHNRVLETNPRPDGSWEVVTEKGTIIAEHLVNAGGLWAREIGAMAGVYLPLLPMAHQYLVTDDIPEIMDILKSGREFPHVMDPGGESYLRQEGRGLCIGFYEKPCEPWSVDGTPWDFGHELLNEQFDKIEDSVNFAYRRFPVLERSGVKRVIHGPFTFAPDGNPLIGPVPGLRNYWSACAVMAGFSQGGGMGLALAQWMIHGEVERDPRGFDVARFGNWTSPGYTVPKVIENYQMRFSVSYPNEERPAARPFRTTPMYEVFDGMNAVWGQQYGLEVVNYHALPGEPRYEQPTFRRSNAWEATRQEVMAVREGVGINEVQNFGKYRVTGPNARAWLDRIMAGLIPKPGRLSLTPMLAQSGKIIGDFTVSCLSETEFQLTASYGAQGWHSRWFEQNMMEGVRVENISDARSGFQIAGPKARELLSRVTRSDVSAESFKFMDVKRMTVGMANCIVQRVSYTGDLGFEIFTDHMSVRHLWDVLSEAGKDLGLRPFGMRAMMSLRLDKWFGSWGREFSPDYTPCETGLDRFIRWNKDADWIGKAAATAEKAAGPKRRLVSFVVDAADTDVVAWEPIWLDGAVVGFCTSGGFSHWTGKSVAMGFLPADRVTDGLACEIEILGERRKATVHLAPLWDGDGTRMRG, from the coding sequence ATGAAAACCCATACCCGCGTTCTCGTCATCGGCGGCGGTGTCGTCGGCTGCTCGGTCCTCTATCACCTGACCAAGCTCGGCTGGAGCGACGTGATGCTCGTCGAACGCTCTGAACTGACCTCCGGGTCGACATGGCACGCGGCGGGCGGCTTTCACACGCTAAACGGCGACACCAACATGGCGGCGCTTCAGGGCTATACGATCCGCCTCTACAAGGAACTGGAGGCGATCACCGGCATGTCCTGCGGCCTGCACCATGTGGGCGGCATCACGCTGGCCGACAATCAGGCCCGCTTCGAAATGCTCAAGGCCGAACGGGCCAAGCATCGCTACATGGGGCTGGACACCGAAATCCTGGGGCCTGAGGAAATCAACAAGCTGACCGATGGCATGGTCAACCTCGAAGGCATCATCGGCGCGCTTTACGACCCGCTTGATGGCCACCTTGACCCCTCCGGCACGACCCATGCCTATGCCAAGGCGGCCCGGATGGGCGGGGCCGAGATCGTGCTGCACAACCGCGTGCTGGAAACCAATCCCCGCCCAGACGGATCATGGGAAGTGGTGACCGAAAAGGGCACCATCATCGCCGAACATCTGGTCAATGCAGGTGGCCTCTGGGCGCGCGAAATCGGGGCGATGGCGGGCGTCTACCTCCCGCTCCTGCCGATGGCGCATCAGTATCTGGTGACCGACGACATCCCCGAAATCATGGACATCCTGAAATCGGGCCGCGAATTCCCCCATGTGATGGACCCCGGCGGGGAAAGCTATCTGCGGCAGGAAGGCCGCGGCCTCTGCATCGGCTTTTACGAAAAACCCTGCGAGCCGTGGTCCGTCGATGGCACGCCTTGGGATTTCGGCCACGAACTTCTGAACGAACAATTCGACAAGATCGAAGACTCGGTGAACTTCGCCTATCGCCGCTTCCCCGTCCTTGAACGGTCCGGGGTGAAGCGCGTGATCCACGGCCCCTTCACCTTTGCCCCCGATGGCAACCCGCTGATCGGCCCCGTGCCGGGCCTGCGTAATTACTGGTCGGCCTGCGCCGTGATGGCGGGCTTCAGCCAAGGCGGCGGCATGGGCCTTGCGCTGGCGCAATGGATGATCCACGGCGAGGTGGAGCGTGACCCCCGCGGCTTTGACGTCGCGCGTTTCGGCAATTGGACATCGCCCGGCTATACCGTGCCGAAGGTCATCGAAAACTACCAGATGCGCTTCTCGGTCAGCTACCCGAACGAGGAACGCCCCGCCGCCCGCCCCTTCCGCACCACACCCATGTATGAGGTGTTCGATGGCATGAACGCCGTCTGGGGCCAGCAATATGGGCTGGAAGTGGTAAACTACCACGCGCTCCCGGGCGAACCCCGCTATGAACAGCCGACCTTCCGCCGCTCCAACGCATGGGAAGCGACTCGGCAAGAAGTGATGGCCGTCCGCGAAGGCGTGGGCATCAACGAGGTGCAGAATTTCGGAAAGTATCGCGTCACCGGCCCCAATGCGCGGGCTTGGCTTGACCGCATCATGGCGGGCCTGATCCCCAAACCGGGCCGCCTCTCGCTGACACCCATGCTGGCCCAGTCCGGCAAGATCATCGGCGATTTCACCGTCTCCTGCCTGTCGGAAACCGAATTCCAACTCACCGCCTCCTACGGCGCGCAAGGCTGGCATTCGCGCTGGTTCGAACAGAACATGATGGAGGGCGTGCGGGTGGAAAACATCTCCGACGCCCGCTCCGGCTTCCAGATCGCGGGGCCAAAAGCGCGCGAGTTGCTGTCGCGCGTGACCCGATCCGATGTCAGCGCCGAGTCCTTCAAGTTCATGGACGTAAAACGGATGACGGTTGGCATGGCGAATTGCATCGTCCAGCGCGTCAGCTACACGGGCGATCTGGGCTTTGAGATCTTTACCGATCACATGTCCGTCCGCCACCTCTGGGATGTGCTGTCCGAGGCGGGCAAGGATCTGGGCCTGCGCCCCTTCGGCATGCGCGCCATGATGTCCCTTCGTCTGGACAAATGGTTCGGGTCCTGGGGCCGCGAATTCAGCCCCGACTACACGCCTTGCGAAACGGGCCTCGATCGCTTCATCCGCTGGAACAAGGATGCCGACTGGATCGGCAAGGCAGCTGCCACGGCCGAAAAGGCCGCCGGGCCCAAGCGGCGGCTGGTCAGCTTTGTCGTCGATGCCGCAGATACCGATGTCGTGGCGTGGGAACCGATCTGGCTGGATGGCGCGGTGGTGGGCTTCTGCACCTCTGGCGGGTTCAGCCACTGGACCGGCAAATCCGTCGCCATGGGCTTCCTGCCGGCCGACCGCGTGACCGATGGGCTGGCGTGCGAGATTGAAATCCTTGGCGAACGTCGCAAGGCCACTGTCCATCTCGCGCCCCTCTGGGACGGGGATGGCACCCGCATGCGCGGCTGA
- a CDS encoding AAA family ATPase, producing the protein MKFASTSGYVATEDLTIAVNAAVTLERPLLVKGEPGTGKTELARQVAQSLGMPLIEWHVKSTTKAQQGLYEYDAVSRLRDSQLGDERVHDVKNYIRKGKLWQAFSAPAKVVLLIDEIDKADIEFPNDLLQELDRMEFHVYETGETIRATHRPVVIITSNNEKELPDAFLRRCFFHYIRFPDLDTMRAIVEVHFPGIKPALLTTALTQFYELREIPGLKKKPSTSEVLDWLRLLLAEDLSPEDLRREGGAALPRLHGALLKNEQDVHLFERLAFMARSGR; encoded by the coding sequence ATGAAGTTCGCCTCAACCTCTGGTTACGTCGCCACCGAAGACCTGACCATCGCGGTCAATGCCGCCGTCACCTTGGAACGCCCGCTTCTGGTCAAGGGCGAACCGGGCACGGGCAAAACCGAACTGGCGCGTCAGGTGGCCCAAAGCCTTGGGATGCCCCTGATCGAATGGCACGTGAAAAGCACAACCAAGGCGCAGCAGGGCCTTTACGAATATGACGCCGTCAGCCGCCTGCGCGACAGCCAACTGGGCGATGAACGCGTCCATGACGTGAAGAACTACATCCGCAAGGGCAAGCTTTGGCAGGCCTTTTCCGCGCCTGCAAAAGTGGTGCTTCTGATTGATGAGATCGACAAGGCTGATATCGAATTTCCCAACGACCTGCTTCAGGAACTCGACCGGATGGAATTCCACGTCTACGAGACGGGCGAAACCATCCGCGCCACGCATCGCCCGGTGGTCATCATCACCTCGAACAATGAAAAAGAGCTTCCCGACGCCTTCCTGCGCCGCTGTTTCTTTCACTACATCCGCTTTCCCGACCTCGACACGATGCGCGCCATCGTCGAGGTGCATTTCCCCGGCATAAAACCCGCGCTGCTGACCACTGCGTTAACCCAGTTTTACGAATTGCGTGAGATACCGGGTCTGAAAAAGAAACCCAGCACGTCCGAGGTGCTCGATTGGCTCCGCCTTCTCTTGGCCGAAGACCTCTCTCCCGAAGACCTCCGCCGCGAAGGCGGGGCCGCTCTGCCCCGTCTGCATGGCGCCTTGTTGAAGAACGAACAGGACGTTCACCTTTTTGAAAGACTTGCCTTCATGGCCCGGTCGGGACGATAG
- a CDS encoding nucleotidyltransferase family protein, whose amino-acid sequence MNAHILLLAAGASSRMRGGDKLLEQVDGVAQLTRIARAALSTGLPVHVALPPDRPARQAALDGLAVHLVIVPDPSLGMAESLKAGLAALPPEAGCMLLLADLPDITAADLATLCDHWRAEPEAILRGAAADGTPGHPVCFPPDLRDDLMTLRGDEGARSVLVRHRARLRLIPLPDLHATADLDTPEDWAAWRAARK is encoded by the coding sequence ATGAACGCGCATATCCTTCTTCTGGCAGCTGGGGCCTCATCGCGCATGCGAGGGGGGGACAAGCTTCTTGAACAGGTGGACGGGGTCGCGCAGCTTACCCGTATCGCCCGCGCCGCCTTGTCGACCGGCTTGCCCGTGCATGTGGCCCTGCCCCCGGACCGCCCCGCCCGCCAAGCCGCACTGGACGGGCTTGCCGTCCACCTTGTCATCGTGCCCGATCCAAGCCTTGGCATGGCCGAAAGCCTGAAGGCGGGCCTTGCCGCCCTGCCGCCTGAGGCAGGCTGCATGCTGCTTCTGGCCGATCTGCCGGACATCACCGCCGCCGATCTTGCCACCCTCTGCGATCACTGGCGTGCCGAACCCGAGGCCATCCTGCGCGGTGCCGCCGCCGACGGCACCCCCGGCCATCCCGTCTGCTTTCCCCCCGATCTACGCGATGATCTGATGACGCTGCGGGGCGACGAAGGCGCGCGCAGCGTCCTTGTGCGGCACCGCGCGCGGCTCCGCCTGATCCCCTTGCCCGATCTTCATGCCACCGCCGATCTTGACACGCCCGAAGACTGGGCCGCTTGGCGTGCCGCCAGAAAATAA
- the erpA gene encoding iron-sulfur cluster insertion protein ErpA gives MDLALPPKVTDRAYARLREICEATGEEKALRVAVEGGGCSGFQYDIKLDDPATDDLILEKDGARVLVDAVSLPFLQNAVIDYSEELIGARFIIQNPNATSSCGCGTSFSI, from the coding sequence ATGGACCTCGCCCTTCCGCCCAAAGTCACCGACCGCGCCTATGCCCGCCTGCGCGAAATCTGCGAAGCGACGGGTGAGGAAAAGGCGCTGCGCGTCGCCGTCGAAGGCGGCGGCTGCTCGGGCTTCCAATACGATATCAAGCTCGACGATCCCGCCACCGATGACCTGATCCTTGAAAAGGATGGGGCGCGCGTGCTGGTCGATGCCGTCTCGCTGCCCTTCCTGCAAAACGCCGTGATCGACTATAGCGAAGAACTGATCGGCGCGCGTTTCATCATCCAGAACCCGAATGCCACATCTTCATGCGGCTGCGGGACATCATTCTCGATCTGA
- a CDS encoding deoxyguanosinetriphosphate triphosphohydrolase — MLAPYACQPDASRGRLHPERMSSFRSPFQRDRDRIIHSSAFRRLKHKTQVFVEHEGDYYRTRLTHSIEVAQVARTISGVLGLNTDLAEAIALAHDLGHTPFGHTGEDALGLLMEPYGGFDHNAQALRIVTRLERHYADFDGLNLTWESLEGIAKHNGPVIGPNADKKHEGPLPYALAEVNAAWDLELGTHASAEAQVAAIADDVAYSHHDLHDGLRSGLFSEDDLMDLPVTGPAFDEVDRLYPGLEKMRRRHEALRRVFGRMVEDVIAVAQNRLAAAQPRSVEEIRHMGTTVIRFSKPLYQELKAIRSFLFHRMYRAPSVMAERAKVTRIVNDLFPLFMARPELLPAEWRADIEAARDEVTLARIVADYVAGMTDRFAIQEHARLMGGVT; from the coding sequence ATGCTCGCCCCCTATGCCTGCCAGCCCGACGCATCGCGCGGGCGGCTGCACCCGGAACGCATGTCATCCTTCCGGTCGCCGTTTCAGCGCGACCGGGACCGGATCATCCATTCGAGCGCCTTTCGGCGGTTAAAGCACAAGACGCAGGTCTTTGTGGAACATGAGGGTGACTATTACCGCACGCGGCTGACCCATTCGATCGAGGTGGCGCAGGTGGCGCGGACGATTTCGGGGGTCTTGGGTCTGAACACCGATCTGGCCGAGGCCATAGCCTTGGCGCATGACCTTGGGCATACCCCATTTGGCCATACGGGGGAGGATGCGCTGGGGCTGCTGATGGAACCCTATGGCGGGTTTGACCACAATGCGCAGGCCTTGCGGATCGTGACGCGGCTGGAGCGGCATTATGCCGATTTCGACGGGCTGAACCTGACTTGGGAGTCGCTGGAAGGGATTGCCAAGCACAATGGGCCGGTCATCGGCCCGAATGCCGACAAGAAGCATGAGGGGCCGCTGCCCTATGCGCTGGCCGAGGTGAATGCGGCGTGGGATCTGGAACTTGGCACGCATGCGAGCGCCGAGGCCCAGGTGGCGGCGATTGCGGATGATGTGGCCTATAGCCACCATGACCTTCATGACGGGTTGCGGTCGGGGCTGTTTTCCGAGGATGACCTGATGGACCTGCCCGTGACGGGGCCTGCCTTTGACGAGGTGGACAGGCTTTATCCGGGGTTGGAGAAGATGCGGCGGCGGCATGAGGCGCTGCGGCGCGTCTTTGGCCGGATGGTGGAGGATGTGATCGCCGTGGCGCAGAACCGATTGGCTGCGGCGCAGCCCCGGTCGGTGGAGGAGATCCGGCATATGGGCACGACAGTGATCCGCTTTTCCAAGCCGCTGTATCAGGAGCTGAAGGCGATCCGGTCCTTCCTGTTTCATCGCATGTATCGCGCGCCGTCCGTGATGGCGGAGCGGGCGAAGGTGACGCGGATCGTGAATGACCTCTTTCCGCTGTTCATGGCCCGGCCTGAATTGCTGCCTGCCGAATGGCGCGCGGATATCGAGGCGGCGCGGGATGAGGTGACGCTGGCGCGGATCGTGGCGGATTATGTGGCGGGGATGACGGATCGCTTCGCCATTCAGGAACATGCGCGCCTGATGGGCGGCGTTACCTGA
- the dksA gene encoding RNA polymerase-binding protein DksA, with translation MKPEVFLPDDYRPAEDEPFMNDRQLEYFRRKLINWKAELLSQSAETIDNLQDSARNVPDLADRASEETDRALELRTRDRQRKLVAKIDAALRRIDNGEYGYCEMTGEPISLKRLDARPIATMTLEAQEKHERREKVHRDD, from the coding sequence ATGAAGCCCGAGGTGTTCCTTCCCGATGACTATCGTCCCGCCGAGGACGAGCCCTTCATGAATGATCGGCAGCTGGAATATTTCCGGCGCAAGCTGATCAATTGGAAGGCGGAACTGTTGTCGCAATCTGCCGAGACGATCGACAATCTTCAGGACAGCGCGCGCAACGTGCCTGATCTGGCCGACCGGGCAAGTGAAGAGACGGATCGCGCGCTGGAATTGCGGACGCGGGACCGTCAGCGCAAGCTGGTCGCCAAGATCGATGCCGCGCTGCGGCGGATCGACAATGGCGAATACGGCTATTGCGAGATGACCGGGGAGCCGATCAGCCTGAAGCGGCTGGATGCGCGCCCGATTGCCACAATGACGCTGGAAGCGCAGGAAAAGCACGAGCGTCGGGAAAAGGTTCACCGCGACGACTGA
- a CDS encoding disulfide bond formation protein B, which yields MITDTRAFTILLAAGGSFAVLAAAFGFQYLGGLAPCQLCLWQRWPHAAAVLIGLMALIVTRGPVARLLPLLGALAALTTAGIGAFHVGVEQKWWEGLASCTAGSISGISAADLLNPDVDVGAVVRCDEIAWQLFGISMAGWNVILSVCLALLWVASFRRTVR from the coding sequence ATGATCACCGACACCCGCGCCTTTACGATCCTTCTTGCCGCCGGCGGGTCCTTCGCCGTGCTGGCCGCAGCCTTCGGCTTTCAATATCTGGGCGGCCTTGCGCCCTGCCAGCTTTGCCTCTGGCAACGCTGGCCCCATGCAGCGGCGGTCTTGATCGGGCTTATGGCTCTGATCGTCACGCGCGGGCCGGTCGCCCGGCTTCTACCCCTGCTCGGTGCCCTTGCCGCCTTGACCACGGCCGGGATCGGCGCTTTTCACGTTGGCGTTGAACAGAAATGGTGGGAGGGGTTGGCCTCCTGCACCGCAGGTTCCATCTCCGGCATCTCCGCCGCAGATCTTTTGAACCCCGATGTTGATGTGGGCGCCGTCGTCCGCTGCGACGAAATCGCGTGGCAGCTTTTCGGCATCTCCATGGCCGGCTGGAACGTGATCCTGTCGGTCTGCCTCGCCCTCCTCTGGGTCGCGTCCTTCCGCCGGACGGTCAGGTAA
- the xth gene encoding exodeoxyribonuclease III, whose amino-acid sequence MKLATFNINGIKARIDALPAWLREAAPDVVCLQEIKSVDDAFPRELFEDMGYRVETHGQKSFNGVAILSKLPLEDVTRGLPGDDSDEQARWIEATVIGDKRAIHVCGLYLPNGNPAPGPKYDYKLAWMARMEARVKALLATEEPLAFCGDYNVIPEPQDAAKPDTWLTDALFLPETRAAFRRIVNLGLTDAFRARDPRPGLYSFWDYQAGAWDRNNGIRIDHLLLSPQCADLLREAGIDKAVRGGEKPSDHVPVWVELEA is encoded by the coding sequence ATGAAACTCGCCACGTTCAACATCAACGGCATCAAGGCCCGGATCGACGCCCTTCCCGCATGGCTGCGCGAGGCCGCGCCCGATGTCGTCTGCCTGCAAGAGATAAAGTCCGTCGACGACGCCTTCCCGCGCGAGCTGTTCGAAGACATGGGATACCGCGTCGAAACCCACGGCCAGAAATCCTTCAACGGCGTGGCGATCTTGTCGAAACTGCCGCTGGAAGACGTGACGCGCGGCCTGCCCGGTGATGACAGCGACGAACAGGCCCGCTGGATCGAGGCGACCGTGATCGGCGACAAACGCGCCATCCACGTCTGCGGCCTTTACCTGCCCAATGGCAACCCCGCGCCGGGGCCGAAATATGATTACAAACTCGCTTGGATGGCGCGGATGGAGGCACGGGTGAAGGCGCTGCTGGCCACCGAAGAACCGCTCGCTTTCTGCGGTGACTATAACGTCATCCCCGAACCGCAAGACGCCGCCAAACCCGATACATGGCTGACCGACGCACTGTTTCTGCCCGAAACCCGCGCCGCCTTCCGCCGCATCGTCAACCTTGGCCTGACCGATGCCTTCCGCGCCCGCGACCCGCGCCCCGGCCTTTATTCCTTCTGGGATTATCAGGCAGGCGCTTGGGACCGGAACAACGGCATCCGGATCGACCATCTTCTCCTTTCCCCGCAATGCGCCGATCTCTTGCGCGAGGCAGGCATCGACAAGGCGGTCCGGGGCGGCGAAAAACCCTCTGACCATGTCCCCGTCTGGGTCGAACTGGAAGCGTGA